The DNA region GCCTCTTGAAATTCATCTAACTCGCTTGTCGAAAACTCCATAGGGATGGATGTTGAGAGGTTCCGTTCAACACGGGCTTCATTGTTCGTGCTACGCACGCAACGAATCCCTTAGCTGTTAGTGGCAGTTTATTCTATTTTAATTGTTTAATTAAATTGCCCAAATATACCTTCGTCAATTCTTTTTGCTTTTTACTTTTCGTTTCGTCAATTAGTTTATTATAGTATTTTGAAGCCTTGTCAATTACTATTTCAGAAAACTGTCTTGCAATTTCTGGTTTATTAATTTTTAAGTTTATCTCTTTTAGTAACCAAATAAAATTGAACTCATTATAAACATAGTATTTGTCTAGAAGAACAACTCTCTCTTTAGTCAAAAAATCATTAGGTTTTATTCTGTCAAATGGGCTGGGGAAATTATTGAAGTCTTGATAGAATTTTTCTCCAAATTTTTCTAATGCTTCAAATATTTGATTTAAAGACTTGATATTGTCATCTGCATTGTCTCGGAATGTCCAGTGATAATCGCCTTCTCCCTTTGGGCTAAGTCTTTGTCTAACCAAGAACTTGCATAAGAAACTTTACTTGGGTCAGTTTTACCTGCTAAATCAGGAATAAAGTCAAAGTGAATGGCAGTCTCACAGTAAACGGAGCCTCCATGCCACGAACTTTGAATACCTAAAATTTGTATAATGTTATTCTCGGTAGTTCTATAAAAATTAAAACCACTTCCTTTCCAACTTATTTCCCTAAGTCATGGAGCTAAAAATTTTGTTGATAGCTTTTTGAATTCGCTTGCGTTCATTTTATTTGTAGAGGTTGTCTCTTAAATTACCACTAACTCATAAATGTTCGCAATATAGTTGCGGCAATCTGCCTAATTTGGCTGAATTGGCGCAATTTTTTTGCGATTTCTGTTTTTCAAATATATCAATAAATATTTACAAATGTAAGTGTGTGTTTTAATGTTTAATTGATTTTGAAATGCTGGATGCGATTAGCTAAAGCTTAATTTGCTGCGTTCGTGTGCTTCCGCCAGGGAGGACAAGTCGCTTTTCGCAATGACAAACTTGATGAGGATTGGGGTTTGCGTTAAGGATGGAAGCGGTATCTCCCGATACAAAAACGAGGCCTTTTGCCGAAGTTTTTATCGGGAATATAGCGTACAGCCTGACCTGAGCCACGGAGCTTTGCGGAGTGGGGAAGGGAACGCCCAAAAAAGAATAAGGAATTATTGGTTCTTTTTGGCTTTAATCATCATTTCGAGTTGGTCCCAAAGTTCCTCAGGAATGGCTTCCAGTAGGTTGAATTGGCCAGCGCCTTTGAGCCATTCGCCACCGTCAATCACGATGACTTCGCCATTGATATAAGCGGAAAAATCGGAAACCAGATAGGCAGCCAAATTAGCTAATTCCTGATGATCACCCACACGTTTGAGTGGTACTTTTTGTGCCAAATCGAATTTTTGCGCCAAATCGCCCGGCAATAATCGGTCCCAAGCGCCCTTGGTAGGGAAAGGTCCGGGAGCAATGGCATTGGTGCGAATACCGTATTTAGCCCATTCTACGGCCAGACTTCGGGTCATAGCAAGCACGCCCGCCTTTGCCGTGGCGCTGGGAACCACATAAGCCGAGCCCGTCCAAGCATAAGTAGTGACAATATTTAAAACCGTCGCCGAAGTTTGCTTAGAGTCAATCCAGTGTTTTCCAAAAGCCAGCGTACAGTTTTTGGTGCCTTTTAAAACGATATCAATAATGGTGTCAAAAGCATTAGCCGAAAGGCGCTCGGTAGGCGAGATAAAGTTACCCGCAGCATTGTTCAATAGCACATCAACTTTTCCAAAGCTTTTTAAAACTTGTTGCAGCATGTTTTCGACTTCCTCATAATGACGGACGTCGCATTGCAGTGGCAGGCAGGTACCGCCAGTTAGCGTTTCCAGTTCGGTGGCTGTACTGGTAAGTTTGCTTAAATCGCGGGAAGTGATGGCTACTTTAGCGCCTAGTTCTAAGAAATATTTCGTCATGGCTTTCCCTAGTCCGCTACCACCACCGGTAACAACAATTACTTTGCCCTGCAAGGCATCGTCTCGTAACATTTTTTGGCTAAAGTTCATTTTGATGAGGTTTTATGGTAAATATACGAAATCAGAGATTTGTTTTAATTGGTTTTTTCGTTTATAATTTGATTTAATTAGTTTGCCACGAATTGCACAAATTGCCACAAATAGTATGATTCTAAAATGAATTATACGAATTTATATCTGCCTTTAGCAGATTCGTATAATAAAATAACATTTAAATTGGTGTTATTTCGTGTGATTTGTGGCTGTTTTTTAGCTGCGTTTGTTCTGAATATTTTGTTTAAATAGCACAAAGTCGTCTCGCAGCTTCTTCCAAAGTCGCATTATCCTTGGCAAAACAAAAACGAATCAATCGTAAATCTTTCCCATTTTCATAGAAAGTAGAAATAGGAATGGCGGCAACTCCGTGTTCGATAATGAGGCGTTTGCAAAAATCCACATCATTTTCATCTGAAATGGCCTTATAAGACACTACCTGAAAATAAGTGCCTTCGCAAGGCATTAATTCGAAACGACTGTTGGTGAGTAGTTTTTGGAAATAATCTCTTTTTCCTGATAAAACGGACTGATTTCTTCCACAGAAACCGAATCTAAATATTCACTAATAGCTGCCTGCGAAATACTGTTGACGCTGAAAACCAGAAATTGATGTACTTTTTTGATTTCATACATTAAATATTCAGGCGCTACGACATAGCCAATTTTCCAACCGGTAACGTGAAAACTTTTTCCAAAAGAAGCGGTAATTATTGCTCGATTACGAAGAGCTGAACGGGTATGGATGGAGATGTGTTTTTGTTCGAAAGTAATGTATTCGTAAACTTCGTCTGATAACAAAATGATATTGGGGAATTTTACTAAGATGCTTTCCAGTCTTTCGATATCGTTCAATGACAGAATCTTTCCCGTAGGATTGTGCGGATTGGTAATAACAATTATTTTGGTGTTGTCATTACAGCCTTTTTCGATTAAATCCCAATTTGGGGTGTAATCGTCATTTAATGGGATTCGGATAGGAATTCCGCCGGATAATAAAACATTGGGTTCGTAAGAGTCGTAACTGGGATCTAAAATGATGACTTCGTCTCCGCTACCTACCAAAGCCTGAATACTGCTGAAAATGCCCTGTGTGGCTCCAGCTGTTACCAATATTTCGGTTTCAGGTTGAATTGTTCTTTGGTACGAATGCTTAACCAGCTTAGCAATTTTATTTAGTAATGGCGGAAAACCTGCCATCGGAGTGTATTGATGTACATCTTCTTTGGTCAGTTGAGCCACGATATCAGTAAGTTTTTGATCAACTGGAAAATTTGGGAATCCTTGTGATAAATTTATGGCATTGTATTCAGCTGCCATTTTTGACATTACTGTGAAAATGCTGGTGGTGATATTGGGAAGTTTGGACATGACTTATTTTTTGAAAGTCTAAAAATAAGTAAAGCTCTTGAGAAAATTAACAAGAGTTTATTATAAACATATAAGTCATATAAGTTTTTGATATTAATGAAGCTTATTGTCTAATAGTTAATTGTTTAAGTTCATATAAGATAAAGAGATTGTAAAAAAAATATTTTATTTCAAC from Flavobacterium nitratireducens includes:
- a CDS encoding SDR family oxidoreductase translates to MNFSQKMLRDDALQGKVIVVTGGGSGLGKAMTKYFLELGAKVAITSRDLSKLTSTATELETLTGGTCLPLQCDVRHYEEVENMLQQVLKSFGKVDVLLNNAAGNFISPTERLSANAFDTIIDIVLKGTKNCTLAFGKHWIDSKQTSATVLNIVTTYAWTGSAYVVPSATAKAGVLAMTRSLAVEWAKYGIRTNAIAPGPFPTKGAWDRLLPGDLAQKFDLAQKVPLKRVGDHQELANLAAYLVSDFSAYINGEVIVIDGGEWLKGAGQFNLLEAIPEELWDQLEMMIKAKKNQ
- a CDS encoding aminotransferase class I/II-fold pyridoxal phosphate-dependent enzyme, with product MPCEGTYFQVVSYKAISDENDVDFCKRLIIEHGVAAIPISTFYENGKDLRLIRFCFAKDNATLEEAARRLCAI
- a CDS encoding aminotransferase class I/II-fold pyridoxal phosphate-dependent enzyme produces the protein MSKLPNITTSIFTVMSKMAAEYNAINLSQGFPNFPVDQKLTDIVAQLTKEDVHQYTPMAGFPPLLNKIAKLVKHSYQRTIQPETEILVTAGATQGIFSSIQALVGSGDEVIILDPSYDSYEPNVLLSGGIPIRIPLNDDYTPNWDLIEKGCNDNTKIIVITNPHNPTGKILSLNDIERLESILVKFPNIILLSDEVYEYITFEQKHISIHTRSALRNRAIITASFGKSFHVTGWKIGYVVAPEYLMYEIKKVHQFLVFSVNSISQAAISEYLDSVSVEEISPFYQEKEIISKNYSPTVVSN